A portion of the Leptospira noumeaensis genome contains these proteins:
- a CDS encoding glycogen/starch synthase, producing the protein MKILHASAEYFPYIKMGGLADMLASLTKEQAKTEEVYVALPLIGRLGKPPQWTGQKFPALLPKDAPIDSVVASVLKASRFLEAEEGGVKLYFFESELFQPLDSIYGHAEEHFRFAMFSYACYALSQILNVDVFHAHDWHTALSLALQKDSVKPIPSVFTIHNLAYQGDHPFWMTGFLKEDPFRLITSPFDHDGKCNYMKAGILSANQITTVSPGYRQETLSEPNGFGLSYCLNQRASDYSGILNGIDTEEWNPKKDKRIYKTYSVRNWKEGKLKNKKELYLEIGRPSLPLDAPLVGLIGRLTYQKGFPTFLKALSERHHLSHRYVILGSGDQETENAFFHLSETIPDVFYFYKGYNESLAHKIEAASDFFLMPSLFEPCGLNQMYSHTYGTIPIVSRVGGLKDTVEESIFLPFKTGIVFEPNDVGSLGYALERAKDLFESIDREIVVKNIMNLDWSWKKRKLEYDLVYSRAIESNL; encoded by the coding sequence ATGAAGATTCTACACGCATCGGCAGAATATTTTCCTTACATCAAGATGGGTGGCCTTGCAGATATGCTTGCCTCACTCACCAAAGAACAGGCCAAGACCGAAGAAGTTTATGTCGCATTACCTTTGATTGGTAGGTTGGGAAAACCTCCCCAGTGGACTGGTCAAAAATTTCCTGCCCTTCTCCCCAAAGATGCCCCAATCGATTCCGTGGTGGCATCTGTTCTCAAAGCCTCACGGTTTTTGGAAGCGGAAGAAGGTGGTGTGAAGTTATATTTTTTTGAATCAGAATTATTCCAACCACTAGATTCCATTTATGGTCATGCGGAAGAACACTTTCGGTTTGCCATGTTTTCTTATGCTTGTTATGCTTTAAGTCAAATTCTAAATGTAGATGTTTTCCATGCCCATGATTGGCATACAGCACTCTCACTTGCCTTACAAAAGGATTCTGTAAAACCAATACCCAGTGTTTTCACCATCCACAATTTGGCTTACCAGGGGGACCATCCCTTTTGGATGACAGGATTTTTAAAAGAAGATCCTTTTCGACTCATCACAAGTCCCTTTGACCATGATGGAAAATGCAATTATATGAAAGCAGGAATTCTTTCTGCGAATCAAATTACCACAGTCAGTCCAGGCTATAGACAAGAAACGCTCTCAGAACCAAATGGATTTGGTCTCAGTTATTGTTTAAACCAAAGAGCATCTGACTATTCGGGAATTTTAAATGGAATCGATACAGAAGAATGGAATCCAAAAAAAGACAAACGGATTTACAAAACCTACTCGGTACGGAATTGGAAAGAAGGAAAATTAAAAAATAAAAAAGAGCTCTATCTAGAAATTGGAAGGCCTTCTTTACCTCTGGATGCCCCTCTCGTTGGTCTTATCGGAAGACTTACCTACCAAAAAGGATTTCCTACATTCTTAAAAGCATTGTCCGAAAGACACCACCTATCACACCGTTATGTGATTCTTGGCTCAGGTGATCAAGAAACAGAAAATGCTTTTTTCCATCTTTCCGAAACCATTCCTGATGTATTTTATTTTTATAAAGGATACAACGAAAGTCTTGCCCATAAAATCGAAGCGGCTAGCGATTTTTTTCTGATGCCATCCCTCTTTGAACCCTGTGGCCTGAACCAAATGTACAGCCATACTTACGGAACCATCCCCATTGTTTCTCGTGTGGGAGGACTGAAAGATACAGTAGAAGAATCCATTTTTTTACCATTCAAAACTGGAATTGTTTTTGAACCAAATGACGTGGGTTCGTTGGGATATGCCCTCGAACGCGCCAAAGACCTATTCGAATCTATCGACCGCGAAATCGTTGTAAAAAACATTATGAATTTGGATTGGAGTTGGAAAAAAAGAAAATTAGAATATGATTTAGTTTATTCTAGAGCAATTGAATCAAATCTATAA
- the pckA gene encoding phosphoenolpyruvate carboxykinase (ATP), which translates to MSVSTNLKGLAELGLKPSEVFHNLSYEEIYQHELNNKEGVTSDNGTMMVDTGIFTGRSPKDKYFVDEPSSQNNIWWGPVNTKVSEAIFNELYAEVTKFLDNKKLYVFDGHAGTNDDTRISLRVVTERAWQHHFCTNMFLRPTKEELAKLNPEFTIINASGYKNTKYKEHGLNSDVFVIFHLAKKICIIGGTEYGGEMKKGIFSVMNYYLPLKNVLTMHCSANVGKDGDSALFFGLSGTGKTTLSTDPLRKLIGDDEHGWDDNGIFNIEGGCYAKTINLDPKTEPEIYAAIRRDALLENVVFDAGTKKVDYSSAAKTENTRVSYPIFHIDNIQPGSKAGHPNTVIFLTYDAYGVLPAVSKLSIEQAMYHFLSGYTAKVAGTERGVKEPQATFSACFGQAFMTLHPTYYAKLLGEKMKKHKVNAYLINTGLVGGKYGVGKRMNLPATRQIINEILNGNIEKSEFEKHPVFQVSFPKTIEGVDSHILNPRNAWENKEDYDKTATDLAKQFIENYKKYLTGSKEFDYSQYGPVA; encoded by the coding sequence ATGTCAGTATCTACTAATCTAAAAGGCCTTGCTGAACTCGGCCTGAAACCATCCGAAGTCTTCCATAACTTATCTTACGAAGAAATTTACCAGCACGAATTGAACAACAAAGAAGGTGTTACTTCTGATAACGGAACGATGATGGTAGATACCGGAATTTTTACGGGTCGCTCCCCTAAAGACAAATACTTTGTCGATGAACCTTCTTCCCAAAATAACATTTGGTGGGGCCCGGTCAATACAAAGGTTTCCGAAGCCATCTTCAACGAACTTTATGCAGAAGTAACCAAATTCCTCGATAACAAAAAACTTTATGTTTTTGATGGTCATGCTGGAACTAACGATGACACACGTATCTCTCTCCGTGTGGTTACAGAAAGAGCTTGGCAACACCACTTTTGCACAAACATGTTCCTTCGCCCAACCAAAGAAGAACTCGCAAAACTAAATCCAGAATTTACTATCATCAACGCTTCTGGTTACAAAAACACAAAATACAAAGAACACGGCCTTAACTCCGATGTATTTGTGATCTTCCACTTGGCAAAAAAAATCTGTATCATTGGTGGAACGGAATACGGTGGGGAAATGAAAAAGGGAATTTTCTCTGTCATGAACTACTACCTTCCACTTAAAAACGTGCTCACTATGCATTGTTCAGCTAACGTTGGTAAGGATGGAGACAGCGCTCTTTTCTTTGGTCTTTCTGGAACAGGAAAAACAACTCTTTCTACTGACCCACTTCGCAAACTCATCGGTGATGATGAACATGGTTGGGACGATAACGGAATCTTCAACATTGAAGGTGGATGTTATGCAAAAACCATCAACCTAGATCCAAAAACAGAACCAGAAATCTATGCTGCGATCCGTCGTGATGCCCTTCTCGAAAACGTTGTGTTTGATGCAGGAACTAAAAAGGTAGATTACTCTTCTGCTGCGAAAACAGAAAACACACGAGTATCTTACCCAATCTTCCACATCGACAACATTCAACCAGGATCCAAAGCAGGTCACCCAAACACAGTGATCTTCCTTACTTACGATGCTTACGGTGTCCTTCCTGCGGTTTCTAAACTTTCTATCGAACAAGCAATGTATCACTTCCTTTCTGGTTACACAGCTAAGGTTGCGGGAACTGAGCGCGGTGTGAAAGAACCACAAGCAACTTTCTCTGCTTGTTTCGGTCAGGCGTTTATGACTCTTCACCCAACATACTATGCAAAGTTACTCGGTGAAAAAATGAAAAAACACAAAGTAAATGCATACCTCATCAACACAGGTCTTGTTGGTGGAAAGTATGGTGTAGGAAAACGTATGAACCTTCCTGCCACTCGCCAAATCATCAATGAAATCCTTAACGGTAACATTGAAAAGTCCGAGTTCGAAAAACACCCAGTATTCCAAGTGTCTTTCCCAAAAACCATCGAAGGTGTGGATTCACATATCCTTAACCCACGTAATGCTTGGGAAAACAAAGAAGACTACGACAAAACGGCAACTGACCTTGCAAAACAATTCATTGAGAACTACAAAAAATACCTCACTGGTTCCAAAGAATTTGACTACAGCCAATACGGTCCAGTAGCGTAA
- a CDS encoding DUF1761 domain-containing protein has protein sequence MLQILLNLNWIAIGLAFLVYFFLGYVWFTILFEKPYRISLGKENETPTPLTAIFIIGPGICTLFNLVTTAIFFSTLQINQMADALRWGSLIGIGYLAANTFTIAINPNIPRPILYGIISSAYHLVGINIASFLLIQNF, from the coding sequence ATGTTACAAATTTTATTAAATTTGAATTGGATTGCTATCGGATTGGCATTCCTTGTCTATTTTTTTCTAGGTTACGTTTGGTTTACCATTTTATTTGAAAAACCATATAGAATATCTCTCGGAAAAGAAAACGAAACACCTACACCGTTAACAGCAATATTTATCATTGGCCCTGGAATTTGTACTCTATTCAATTTAGTCACCACAGCCATTTTCTTCTCAACTTTGCAAATCAACCAAATGGCCGATGCACTCCGATGGGGATCTTTGATTGGAATTGGATATTTAGCTGCCAATACCTTTACTATCGCCATCAATCCAAACATTCCGAGGCCCATTCTATATGGCATCATTTCCAGCGCCTACCACCTCGTAGGAATCAATATCGCCTCTTTTCTACTCATCCAAAACTTCTAA